Proteins found in one Campylobacter lari genomic segment:
- the sorA gene encoding sulfite:cytochrome c oxidoreductase molybdopterin oxidoreductase subunit, whose protein sequence is MQDYLEHNSQEDRRGFLKNLGITLLGASALANVSLDNYFLGSKVLAKELDTFKIEGKKDVIYHGERPMTAETQIYALDSDFTKAENFFVRNNGIPPELSVIKEKIKQGWTLEIGGESVKNAKTYTLDELKKKFKHYTYALTLECGGNGRGEVIPSTKGTQWGYGAVACGRWTGIRLKDILEDCGIKDDAVYIGYYGIDTKLNGEEVSPISRGVPMKKAMQDETLIAWAYEGKDIPWINGYPLRLVCGGYPASASGKWLSKIVVRNKIHDGEKMETSYKIPVNPVKPGDFTTKGEMKIIESMPVKSIITNIKNNDKIKVNKKFEVRGKAWAGELEVSEVYVSNDYGVTWTKAKVEKPLNRLAWQKWSVQISIPTKGYYEIWARAIDNKGNSQPMVLAQWNPNGYLNNACHRVNVFGV, encoded by the coding sequence ATGCAAGATTATTTAGAACATAATTCTCAAGAAGATCGTAGAGGATTTTTAAAAAATTTAGGTATTACTCTTTTAGGAGCTAGTGCCTTAGCAAATGTTTCTTTAGACAATTACTTTTTAGGAAGTAAGGTTCTTGCTAAAGAATTAGATACATTTAAAATTGAAGGAAAAAAAGATGTAATTTATCATGGGGAAAGACCTATGACAGCGGAAACGCAAATTTATGCCTTAGATTCTGATTTTACTAAAGCTGAAAATTTTTTTGTAAGAAATAATGGAATTCCACCTGAACTTTCTGTGATTAAAGAAAAAATCAAACAGGGTTGGACGCTTGAAATAGGTGGTGAAAGCGTTAAAAATGCAAAAACTTATACCTTAGATGAATTAAAGAAAAAATTTAAACATTATACTTATGCTTTGACTTTAGAATGTGGTGGAAATGGAAGAGGTGAAGTTATACCTAGTACTAAAGGAACTCAATGGGGATATGGAGCAGTTGCTTGTGGTAGATGGACTGGAATCAGATTAAAAGATATTTTGGAAGATTGTGGCATAAAAGATGATGCTGTTTATATAGGGTATTATGGGATTGATACAAAATTAAATGGTGAAGAAGTTTCTCCTATTAGTAGAGGTGTACCTATGAAAAAAGCTATGCAAGATGAAACATTAATTGCTTGGGCTTATGAAGGTAAAGATATACCTTGGATTAACGGTTATCCGCTTCGTTTGGTTTGTGGAGGTTATCCTGCAAGTGCAAGTGGTAAATGGTTATCAAAGATTGTTGTGAGAAATAAAATTCATGATGGTGAAAAAATGGAAACTTCTTACAAAATACCTGTAAACCCTGTAAAACCTGGTGATTTTACAACTAAAGGTGAAATGAAAATAATAGAATCTATGCCTGTTAAATCTATCATAACTAATATCAAAAATAATGATAAAATTAAAGTAAATAAAAAATTCGAAGTAAGAGGAAAAGCTTGGGCAGGAGAACTTGAAGTTAGTGAAGTTTATGTAAGTAATGACTATGGTGTAACTTGGACCAAAGCAAAAGTTGAAAAGCCTTTAAATCGTCTTGCATGGCAAAAATGGAGTGTGCAAATTTCAATTCCTACTAAAGGATATTATGAAATTTGGGCAAGAGCAATTGACAATAAAGGAAATAGTCAACCTATGGTTTTAGCACAATGGAATCCTAATGGTTATTTAAATAATGCTTGTCATAGAGTAAATGTTTTTGGAGTATAA
- the sorB gene encoding sulfite:cytochrome c oxidoreductase monoheme cytochrome C subunit, translating to MKKIILILCIGFSFIFANSQYKINPDTGLIIDKNSPLVEAHCLACHGSGLITNMRASKQAWLAAIRWMQASEGLWEIPAEDEEKILNYLTKYYGEKYDTRRRIPLVLLEK from the coding sequence ATAAAAAAGATTATTTTAATTTTGTGTATAGGATTTTCTTTTATTTTTGCAAATTCGCAATACAAGATAAATCCTGATACAGGATTAATTATAGATAAAAATTCACCTTTAGTAGAAGCTCATTGTTTAGCGTGTCATGGATCAGGATTAATCACTAATATGCGTGCAAGTAAGCAAGCTTGGCTTGCGGCTATTAGATGGATGCAAGCTTCGGAAGGTTTATGGGAAATTCCTGCTGAAGATGAAGAAAAAATCCTTAATTATCTTACAAAATATTATGGAGAAAAATATGATACAAGAAGGAGAATTCCTTTAGTTTTATTAGAAAAATAA